The nucleotide window GTTCtaacaaaagttataaatatgAATCTCCTTCACAAACATGATAAAAGATAGCAAATACTATATTTTTGTgcttgtctttttcttttatttgagtcaatatttttaaataatagtaCCTTTATAAGTACGTGGCATCATgctttaatttaaaatgaatattgCCAAAAAAAGCATCAAAAAAGTCAAAGGTGACTACTACTTGTTAATTTTCCACGTTATCCTAACAAACTCATCATGTCCTGTCACAAAACAACTTGCAATGAATTGAATACAAAAGCCATCATGTGTTCATGTACCAAAAATGAATGAAAGGTACACAACTTTTATTTAATCATACCATGAATTATTACAAGTAGGCACCAATTTATTTAttccccctaaaaaaaaaagacaatttatttatttgttttgaaatcgTGTATCCTCCGCTCGCAAccgaaaaattaatttttcgagtcgcgtaaaaataaaatagaccgTACAAACCAGAACCATATCATCCAAACATTCTTGCATACAAGCACTTAAcaattgaaacaacaaaaagtaaGATACAatacatgaaatgaaattatgATAACCAAAATGGTAAGTAGAACCAAATCTTTTCTACTCATCATCACCACCTTAACCTCTGCTATGAATCCACCACAAAAGATTAGTCAAAGAGTTTCCACCATCAAAACCATTCAAGCTTCTTATCTTCTTCAATGCACTTTCATTATCATAAATTCCTTCCAATGAATATAAGAATCCCTTCCATCCTTCTCCAACACCACCTTCCCTATTCAAAGCAGGCAATGTCCACTCAACAAGATCTTTAACATAATCAACATCAGAAAACAAATCTTCAGAAATAGGAGCCAATGGTATAAGCTGAATTCCTGTCCTAGCTTCTCTCCATTCAGGTGGAGCAAACCAAAGTCCACTATCTCTTTTATTATTCCACAAAACTCCCACTATTCTATTCTCTTTTGTAAACTCTTCTTCATACAATTTCCCATTCTTCTTAACATGCCACCACATTTTGGTTCCAAGAATTTCCAATGATGTTAGTGTTGATCCAATGGACACAAGTTGAGAATCACCATATGCTATTCCCATCAATGCTGCAGCATAGTATGCATTCACAGCTTCACTAGTACTCTCTTGATTCCTTCCATCTGAAAACTCGGTTAGCCCTCCGGCCCACGAATGCAACTTGTAAAGATCGAAACACCTTAAACGCGTATAATTTGAGTTCGATTCTATGCTTAAGTTCATAAAATCTTCCACAAGTGAATAGGCTTGAGCCTTATATTTCCTACCCCATGTTGGATCGATCTTTACAAGCACTGCTATTGCGTAAAGAAAATATCCTAAGTGAAAGTGATGATCATTGTAAATTCCGAAACCGaaatcaccaccaccatcattaGACCCTTGTTGAGTAATAAGTCCTccccattttttatcatatagAAATCcatttccattaaaagttccatCAAGCCAAGGCTCAATGGTTTCCTTCAAAAAGTTTCTTACTTTTTCAATAGCATCAAAGAAGAAAACCTCTTCAGCTATCAATGCAAGCCTAGCTGCTCTTGCAattaattttccataaaaataagacgattttgtttgttttgttgcagATGAGTTTAAACCTTCAACATCTTTAGAAAGTGATGAAACAATTTCATTGCGTGATTCGTCTTTTACACCTTTGCTTGAGTGCCAAGTCATGGAAACAGGTTCTGTTTTCAAAATCCATGAATCACCAACAACACCAACAAGGTCACCATCAATGCTTGTATACttgaaatcatcaagaacagttACATCACTCTCACTTTTTGACagaagttgaagatgaagagggtGTGCTAATAATAACAAATCACCTGAAACATTCTTCTCAAACTTATACTCAACACAAAATGGTTCTCTGAGTTTAGCATTACCTGCTAAAGGGTGACAAGAACTAAATCTGTCAAGAACAGCTTCGTTTTTCGAATCAGAACCCGGTAGCAAAGCAATCCGAATTATACCGGAAAAGGTGTCAGAAGTTATCTGAGAAGTAAAATGACTCAACTTGATTGGCGAGGAAGCATATAGTATCCATGTTTGACCATTGTTAAGTTGAAACTTGATCCTGGTAAGGGCGCTATTTGAAGAGAAAGAAGTAATGGCATGAATGGTGGAAATGGAAAGAGGGGTTGGTTTTGTTACAGAAAAAGTCAAATAAGGACTTCCTCTAACAAGAAAGAAACTGAGATTTGAAGAAGGGATATCTAAGGTAACACCGAGATCACTATAAGAAGAGATTATGTGTTTTCCATTAGAACTTTGTTTGGTATTCTGTTGATTAGAAGTTATGGTGAGATCATTGTGGAAAACTTGGGATATGACAGCAGAATTCGAAGAGCGAGTAGGGTATGAGACAGAAAGtgatgagtttgatgatttgatgaggtAAGGATGAAAGTATTCAGGTGCATCACCATTGTTGAGAACAAAGTTTTGGAAGAAAGAGTTTGTAGGCAGGGGTGTGGATAGCAGATTTGGAGAGAAGAATTTGGAGGGGTCAGGGAGGACAGTGGAATTACCTTGTGGGAATAGAAAAGGTTTGTTCTTGTTGATAGTAGAAGACATGGTGTATGCTTATGATGGTAATGGCCTTGATGGTTATTGTAGTAGTGATGGATCATGAGTTTTATAGTGTTTGATGATTATGTGTGTTGAGTGAATTTCTTTCTTACCTTGtttcttaatattattattattatcaacaTTGGCAACTACTCTATCTACAACTTGCttcatatattattaaattggtATGAGTTGTAAGATAATGGGAAATGGTTTCTTTATATAGCCAGTCCAATATTAACTGCAAAAAGATCTTAgtcatttaattttgattaattgttcataatatttttgatttatttgtcaAGTTTTGAATCTGAATCGTCCGATTTCGATCAAATGGTCTTCAATCTGCAAGATTGTAGGATTTTATTGTTGTAGGAAATTTTAGTCTAAGATAGTGGGATTTGAGTAATTTAGGTGATATATGTAGGATTGTATATGGTAGTCTAGTTGACTATATAATATTGGAATTGTCAATTAAATTATAGCAGAAGTTGATTGGTTTTTTTGGACAAAGTGTGTGTAAAGAGTGAAAATAAAGAGGATTGAAAGGTTGATTAAAGTTTAAGGTAAGGTACATGAATGTGACCAATTCTTTAAGGAAGACAAAATACATGATAGAGACATTAATTCtttatgggaaatgctaaataGTGTCCTTGGGGTAATggttaagatgataaaaatagaaactttGCATTGGGaaatattgaaaagtgaaaaatttaactttttaaaaatcaaaacattgttGAATTCAATGTATATATACTACTTTTGatttccttaaccattgtcctgagggcaccggttagcaaAACCCATTCTTTATATATGAATCTAAATGAaagtgattatttatttttttttatgttaaaatgaaAGTGAATGTAACAAACAAGGAAATCtcattattttgttgaaaatgaaccTTAACAGAATTTACTACTCAGTAACTTTTCTTGTATTACATGTAGAAATTAATTATTGTATATACTTGGAGAGTATTATGCTGATTTAAGACAATAGAAAACGTGACACATGACAAAACATAATTGTAGACATTGTTGAATTGAAAATAGATACTATAATTATGGATATAATTAGCACAACATCATGCCAACTGCATAAAGTATTGGATAAGTTTCAGTTAAGCTGTCCATGCTTGTGACAGCAATTTAAGAGATTGTTAGGACCAAATGCATGCTAATAAACACCAGTGCAAAATAAGGATTAAAAGAAACtacttttaatcatttttttaacaagaaatcaTATTATTTCATTCATCAAAATGGTAGAAATATAAGATGGAATCAAATGAAAGACCTCTCACGAGCATATAATTTTGACGCCTTTGCTAGACTATGGGCGACACAATTTGCTTGTCTCATAAcaaaaattttcttaaaatttggaTATTGTTGTAGCATAATCCTATATATAGTTATAATGTTGCCAAATTCCGACTCGTTTTTAGAACTATCAACAATGTTGCCAACCACTAGCTTACAATCTAGCTCAATATGCACTTTTGATAGGCCTAAATTACCAAGCCATAAAATAGCATCTCATAAGCCCAACACCTCTGCTTTCGGTGGAGATGGAACACCCTCATACCACTTGGATTACGCTTTTATGAAATGACCACGAGAGTTCCAAATGCACATACCGATACCAAAACACAGTTGTTCACCAAAAAGGGCTGCATCGATGTTGCATTTGACGTAATCTTCCTCTTGGGTTGCCATCGTTGTACAGCTTCTCTCACGGTCTTCCCTTGCTGTAATTTTCTATTGCAAACAGCCTTCCATTGGTTCAGCATGCCGCGAGCTAAATGCACAACCAGCCGCACTTCTTTCATATCACCTTCCTACACTTTATTATTCCTTCTACGCCATAAACACCATAACATCATCGCGATATCTTGACATGTTTGATCGGAACCCTGCACAATAACCGAAAAATGCATTCTGCAAAGTTAGAAACAGCAGCAGCAGCGTCTCATACTAATTCCCGCAGGCCAG belongs to Medicago truncatula cultivar Jemalong A17 chromosome 6, MtrunA17r5.0-ANR, whole genome shotgun sequence and includes:
- the LOC25495550 gene encoding probable endo-1,3(4)-beta-glucanase ARB_01444, which translates into the protein MSSTINKNKPFLFPQGNSTVLPDPSKFFSPNLLSTPLPTNSFFQNFVLNNGDAPEYFHPYLIKSSNSSLSVSYPTRSSNSAVISQVFHNDLTITSNQQNTKQSSNGKHIISSYSDLGVTLDIPSSNLSFFLVRGSPYLTFSVTKPTPLSISTIHAITSFSSNSALTRIKFQLNNGQTWILYASSPIKLSHFTSQITSDTFSGIIRIALLPGSDSKNEAVLDRFSSCHPLAGNAKLREPFCVEYKFEKNVSGDLLLLAHPLHLQLLSKSESDVTVLDDFKYTSIDGDLVGVVGDSWILKTEPVSMTWHSSKGVKDESRNEIVSSLSKDVEGLNSSATKQTKSSYFYGKLIARAARLALIAEEVFFFDAIEKVRNFLKETIEPWLDGTFNGNGFLYDKKWGGLITQQGSNDGGGDFGFGIYNDHHFHLGYFLYAIAVLVKIDPTWGRKYKAQAYSLVEDFMNLSIESNSNYTRLRCFDLYKLHSWAGGLTEFSDGRNQESTSEAVNAYYAAALMGIAYGDSQLVSIGSTLTSLEILGTKMWWHVKKNGKLYEEEFTKENRIVGVLWNNKRDSGLWFAPPEWREARTGIQLIPLAPISEDLFSDVDYVKDLVEWTLPALNREGGVGEGWKGFLYSLEGIYDNESALKKIRSLNGFDGGNSLTNLLWWIHSRG